From the genome of Pseudomonas sp. Teo4, one region includes:
- the paaI gene encoding hydroxyphenylacetyl-CoA thioesterase PaaI, which produces MTDLQRTPDELAQACADAMFSRDQASQGLGIRLLEAGAGRARLGMAVRADMIQGHGTCHGGFLFALADSAFAFACNSYDEATVALGCSIDYVAPARLGDQLTATAIELSRKGRTGLYDVRIENQQGELIALFHGKSYKVRGAVLTQEKQDD; this is translated from the coding sequence ATGACTGACCTGCAACGTACACCCGATGAACTGGCCCAGGCCTGTGCCGACGCCATGTTCTCCCGCGACCAGGCCAGCCAGGGCCTGGGTATCCGTTTGCTGGAGGCCGGCGCGGGCCGCGCGCGCCTGGGCATGGCGGTGCGCGCCGACATGATCCAGGGCCACGGCACTTGCCACGGCGGCTTTCTGTTCGCGCTGGCCGACTCGGCGTTCGCCTTCGCCTGCAACAGCTATGACGAGGCCACCGTGGCCCTGGGCTGCAGCATCGACTACGTCGCCCCCGCACGGCTTGGCGACCAGCTCACGGCAACTGCGATCGAGCTCAGCCGCAAGGGCCGCACGGGCTTGTACGACGTGCGCATTGAAAACCAGCAAGGCGAGCTGATCGCCCTGTTCCACGGCAAATCCTACAAAGTGCGCGGCGCAGTGCTGACGCAGGAGAAGCAAGATGACTGA
- the paaK gene encoding phenylacetate--CoA ligase PaaK: protein MNMYHDADRALLDPMETASIDALRQHQLDRLRWSLKHAYDNVPLYRKRFDECGAHPDDLKSLDDLAKFPFTGKNDLRDNYPYGMFAVPQQEVVRLHASSGTTGKPTVVGYTQNDIDTWANVVARSIRAAGGRKGDKVHVSYGYGLFTGGLGAHYGAERLGCTVIPMSGGQTEKQVQLIRDFQPDIIMVTPSYMLNLADEIERQGIDPHDLKLRLGIFGAEPWTDELRRSIEQRLGIDALDIYGLSEIMGPGVAMECIETKDGPTIWEDHFYPEIIDPVTGVVLPDGQLGELVFTSLSKEALPMVRYRTRDLTRLLPGTARPMRRIGKITGRSDDMLIIRGVNVFPTQIEEQVLKIKQLSELYEIYLYRNGNLDSVEVHVELRAECQHLDEAQRKLITGELTKQIKTYIGISTQVRLQPCGTLKRSEGKACHVFDKRLAS from the coding sequence ATGAACATGTACCATGATGCCGATCGTGCCCTGCTGGACCCGATGGAAACTGCCAGTATCGACGCCTTGCGCCAGCACCAGCTGGACCGCCTGCGTTGGAGCCTGAAGCACGCTTACGACAACGTGCCGCTGTACCGCAAGCGCTTCGATGAATGTGGCGCCCACCCCGACGACCTGAAGTCGCTGGACGACCTGGCGAAGTTCCCCTTCACCGGCAAGAACGACTTGCGCGACAACTACCCCTACGGCATGTTCGCCGTGCCCCAGCAAGAGGTGGTGCGCCTGCATGCCTCCAGCGGCACCACCGGCAAGCCCACGGTGGTGGGTTATACCCAGAACGACATCGACACCTGGGCCAATGTGGTTGCCCGCTCGATCCGCGCAGCCGGTGGCCGCAAGGGCGACAAAGTGCACGTCTCCTATGGCTACGGCCTGTTCACCGGCGGCCTGGGTGCCCACTACGGCGCCGAGCGTCTGGGGTGCACGGTGATCCCGATGTCCGGTGGCCAGACCGAGAAACAGGTGCAGCTGATTCGCGACTTCCAGCCCGACATCATCATGGTCACGCCGTCCTACATGCTGAACCTGGCCGATGAGATCGAACGCCAGGGCATCGACCCGCACGACCTCAAGCTGCGCCTGGGCATTTTCGGCGCCGAGCCGTGGACCGACGAATTGCGACGTTCCATCGAGCAGCGCCTGGGCATCGACGCCCTGGACATCTATGGCCTGTCGGAAATCATGGGGCCGGGCGTGGCCATGGAGTGCATCGAGACCAAGGACGGCCCGACCATCTGGGAGGACCACTTCTACCCCGAGATCATCGACCCGGTAACCGGCGTAGTGCTGCCAGACGGGCAGCTGGGCGAGCTGGTGTTCACCTCGTTGAGCAAAGAGGCACTGCCAATGGTGCGTTACCGCACCCGCGACCTCACCCGCCTGCTGCCCGGCACGGCAAGGCCGATGCGCCGGATCGGCAAGATCACCGGGCGCAGTGACGACATGCTGATCATTCGCGGGGTGAACGTGTTCCCGACGCAGATCGAGGAGCAGGTGTTGAAAATAAAACAGCTTTCAGAGCTTTATGAGATCTATCTGTATCGCAATGGTAATTTGGACAGCGTCGAGGTGCATGTCGAGTTGCGTGCCGAATGCCAGCACCTGGACGAGGCGCAGCGCAAGCTGATCACCGGTGAACTGACCAAGCAGATCAAGACCTACATCGGCATCAGCACCCAGGTGCGGCTGCAGCCCTGCGGGACGCTCAAGCGTTCTGAAGGTAAGGCTTGCCATGTGTTCGACAAACGGTTGGCCAGCTGA
- the pcaF gene encoding 3-oxoadipyl-CoA thiolase → MTEPTRFDALIIDAVRTPIGRYGGALSAVRADDLAAVPIKALIERHPELDWQAIDDVILGCANQAGEDNRNVARMATLLAGLPIEVPGTTINRLCGSGLDAIGNAARALRCGEAGLMLAGGVESMSRAPFVMGKSEQAFGRSAELFDTTIGWRFVNKLMQAEYGIDSMPETAENVAAQFGISRADQDAFALRSQQKAAAAQANGRLAQEIVPVEIAQRKGPAKRVEQDEHPRADTTLEQLARLGTPFREGGSVTAGNASGVNDGACALLLASTAAAQRHGLKARGRIVGMAVAGVEPRIMGIGPVPATRKVLELTGLSLADMDVIELNEAFAAQGLAVLRELGLADDDKRVNPNGGAIALGHPLGMSGARLVTTALQELENTAGRYALCTMCIGVGQGIAMVIERL, encoded by the coding sequence ATGACTGAACCCACGCGCTTCGATGCGCTGATCATCGATGCAGTTCGTACCCCTATCGGCCGTTACGGCGGCGCCCTGAGCGCGGTGCGTGCCGACGACCTCGCCGCAGTGCCGATCAAGGCCTTGATCGAGCGCCACCCGGAACTGGACTGGCAGGCCATCGACGATGTGATCCTCGGTTGCGCCAACCAGGCCGGCGAAGACAACCGCAACGTGGCACGCATGGCCACGCTGCTGGCGGGCCTGCCCATCGAGGTGCCGGGCACCACCATCAACCGCCTGTGCGGCTCGGGGTTGGATGCCATCGGCAATGCCGCCCGTGCTTTGCGCTGTGGCGAGGCCGGGCTGATGCTGGCCGGTGGCGTCGAGTCGATGTCGCGTGCGCCCTTCGTGATGGGCAAGTCCGAGCAGGCGTTCGGGCGCAGCGCCGAGCTGTTCGACACCACCATCGGCTGGCGTTTCGTCAACAAGCTGATGCAGGCCGAATACGGCATCGACTCCATGCCCGAAACCGCCGAGAACGTTGCAGCCCAGTTCGGCATTTCCCGTGCCGACCAGGACGCCTTCGCCCTGCGCAGCCAGCAAAAGGCCGCCGCAGCCCAGGCCAATGGCCGCCTGGCACAGGAAATCGTGCCGGTTGAGATCGCCCAGCGCAAAGGCCCGGCCAAGCGCGTCGAGCAAGACGAACACCCGCGCGCCGACACGACGTTGGAGCAGTTGGCCAGGCTGGGTACGCCATTTCGCGAAGGTGGCAGCGTCACCGCCGGCAACGCCTCGGGCGTGAACGACGGTGCCTGCGCGCTGCTGCTGGCCAGCACCGCAGCGGCCCAACGGCATGGCCTCAAGGCCCGCGGTCGAATCGTCGGCATGGCGGTGGCGGGCGTCGAGCCACGCATCATGGGCATCGGCCCGGTACCGGCGACGCGCAAGGTGCTCGAGCTGACCGGGCTGTCCCTGGCCGACATGGATGTCATCGAGCTCAACGAAGCCTTCGCCGCGCAAGGCCTGGCGGTGTTGCGCGAACTGGGCCTGGCCGATGACGACAAGCGGGTCAACCCCAACGGCGGCGCCATCGCCCTGGGGCATCCGCTGGGCATGAGTGGCGCGCGCCTGGTCACCACAGCCCTGCAAGAGCTTGAAAACACCGCTGGTCGCTATGCCCTGTGCACCATGTGCATCGGCGTCGGCCAAGGTATTGCCATGGTCATCGAGCGGCTCTGA
- the paaF gene encoding 2,3-dehydroadipyl-CoA hydratase PaaF, whose translation MPRYLDVQAPEDGVRLITLQRPEALNALCTELLAQLAAELEDAERDEQTRAVVLTGSRKAFAAGADIREMAERDLVGIFNDPRVAHWQRIAAFGKPLIAAVNGYALGGGCELVMCADIVIAGEDARFGQPEINLGIMPGAGGTQRLLRAVGKPLAMQMVLTGEAITARHALQAGLVSEITQPELTVERALQVARSIAAKAPLAVRLAKEALLKAGDTDLASGLRFERHAFTLLAGTADRDEGIRAFQEKRPARFTGR comes from the coding sequence ATGCCTCGTTACCTTGATGTGCAAGCGCCTGAAGACGGCGTGCGTCTCATCACCTTGCAACGGCCTGAAGCCCTCAATGCCCTGTGCACCGAGCTATTGGCGCAGCTTGCCGCCGAACTTGAAGACGCCGAGCGCGATGAGCAGACCCGCGCCGTCGTGCTCACCGGAAGCCGCAAGGCGTTCGCCGCCGGCGCTGATATTCGCGAAATGGCCGAACGTGACCTGGTGGGCATCTTCAACGATCCCCGTGTGGCGCACTGGCAGCGCATTGCCGCGTTCGGCAAGCCGCTGATCGCTGCGGTGAACGGCTATGCCCTGGGCGGGGGCTGCGAGTTGGTGATGTGCGCCGACATCGTCATCGCTGGCGAAGATGCCCGCTTCGGCCAACCGGAAATCAACCTCGGCATCATGCCCGGAGCCGGCGGCACCCAGCGCCTGCTGCGCGCTGTGGGCAAGCCGCTGGCCATGCAGATGGTGCTGACCGGCGAAGCCATTACTGCGCGGCATGCGTTGCAGGCCGGCCTGGTCAGTGAAATCACTCAACCGGAATTGACTGTCGAGCGCGCCTTGCAGGTCGCCCGCAGCATCGCCGCCAAAGCCCCCCTGGCAGTGCGTCTGGCCAAGGAGGCACTGCTCAAGGCCGGCGATACCGACCTTGCCAGCGGCCTGCGCTTCGAGCGCCACGCGTTCACCCTGCTCGCCGGTACCGCCGACCGCGACGAGGGCATACGCGCCTTCCAGGAAAAACGCCCGGCCCGGTTCACCGGCCGTTGA
- the paaG gene encoding 2-(1,2-epoxy-1,2-dihydrophenyl)acetyl-CoA isomerase PaaG encodes MTFEHILFSIEDGVALLSLNRPEQLNSFNTQMHLEVREALKQVRQSAEARVLLLTAEGRGFCAGQDLSDRNVAPGAAMPDLGESIDKFYNPLVRALRDLPMPVVCAVNGVAAGAGANIPLACDLVLAARSASFIQAFCKIGLVPDSGGTWLLPRLVGMARAKALALLGERLSAEQAERWGMIHRVVDDADLRDEALTLARHLATQPTYGLALIKRSLNASFDNSFDQQLELERDLQRLAGRSDDYREGVGAFMNKRTPAFKGR; translated from the coding sequence ATGACCTTCGAGCACATCTTGTTTTCCATCGAGGACGGTGTCGCCCTCCTCTCACTGAACCGCCCGGAACAGCTGAACAGCTTCAATACGCAGATGCACCTGGAAGTGCGCGAAGCCCTCAAGCAGGTTCGCCAGAGCGCCGAAGCCCGGGTTCTGTTGCTGACCGCTGAAGGCCGAGGCTTCTGCGCGGGGCAGGATCTGTCAGATCGCAACGTAGCGCCGGGTGCGGCGATGCCCGACCTGGGCGAGTCCATCGACAAGTTCTACAACCCGCTGGTGCGCGCCTTGCGTGACCTGCCAATGCCGGTGGTGTGCGCCGTCAATGGTGTTGCCGCAGGCGCCGGGGCAAACATCCCCCTGGCTTGCGACCTGGTGCTGGCGGCCCGTTCGGCCAGCTTCATCCAGGCGTTTTGCAAGATCGGCCTGGTGCCAGACTCCGGTGGAACCTGGCTACTGCCGCGACTGGTCGGCATGGCCCGCGCCAAGGCTCTGGCTTTGTTGGGCGAACGCCTGAGCGCCGAGCAGGCTGAACGCTGGGGAATGATCCACCGGGTGGTCGACGATGCAGACCTGCGTGACGAAGCGCTGACCCTCGCCCGCCACCTGGCCACCCAGCCCACTTATGGCCTGGCCTTGATCAAGCGCAGCCTCAACGCCAGCTTCGACAATAGTTTCGATCAGCAACTGGAGCTCGAACGCGACCTGCAACGCCTGGCCGGGCGCAGCGACGACTACCGCGAGGGCGTCGGTGCCTTCATGAATAAACGCACACCTGCGTTCAAGGGGCGTTGA
- the paaA gene encoding 1,2-phenylacetyl-CoA epoxidase subunit PaaA, protein MYAQLVETGVKRVKSLEEMSPEERNFQEKIDAEIKIEAKNWMPEAYRQTLIRQISQHAHSEIVGMLPEGNWVTRAPSLKRKLQLMAKIQDEAGHGLYLYSAMETLGADRDEEIAKLHSGKAKYSSIFNYPTLSWADMGAVGWLVDGAAIVNQVVLQRTSYGPYSRAMIRICKEESFHQRQGYELLLTMMRHGTQAQKDMVQDAINRLWWPALMMFGPSDEHSPNSAQSMAWKIKRQTNDELRQRFIDQTVPQLELLGCTAPDPDLKWNTERGHYDFGEIQWDEFYEVIKGNGPCNQERVATRRKAIEDGAWVREAAVAYARKQQNKNAA, encoded by the coding sequence ATGTACGCACAGCTAGTGGAAACCGGAGTCAAACGCGTCAAGTCGCTGGAGGAGATGTCGCCCGAAGAGCGCAACTTCCAGGAAAAGATCGACGCTGAAATCAAGATCGAAGCCAAGAACTGGATGCCCGAGGCGTACCGCCAGACCCTGATCCGGCAGATCTCCCAGCACGCCCACTCGGAAATCGTCGGCATGCTGCCCGAAGGCAACTGGGTCACCCGCGCCCCGAGCCTCAAGCGCAAGCTGCAACTGATGGCCAAGATCCAGGACGAAGCCGGCCACGGCCTTTACCTGTACAGCGCCATGGAAACCCTCGGCGCCGACCGCGACGAAGAGATCGCCAAGCTGCACAGCGGCAAGGCCAAGTATTCAAGCATCTTCAACTACCCGACCCTGAGCTGGGCCGATATGGGCGCCGTGGGCTGGCTGGTCGATGGCGCCGCCATCGTCAACCAGGTGGTACTGCAGCGCACCTCCTATGGCCCCTACTCGCGCGCCATGATCCGCATCTGCAAGGAAGAGAGCTTCCACCAGCGCCAGGGCTACGAGCTGCTGCTGACCATGATGCGCCACGGCACCCAGGCCCAGAAGGACATGGTCCAGGACGCCATCAACCGCCTGTGGTGGCCGGCGCTGATGATGTTCGGCCCAAGCGACGAGCACTCGCCCAACAGCGCCCAGTCGATGGCCTGGAAAATCAAGCGCCAGACCAACGATGAACTGCGCCAGCGCTTCATCGACCAGACCGTGCCGCAACTGGAGCTGCTCGGCTGCACCGCACCAGACCCGGACCTGAAGTGGAACACCGAGCGCGGCCATTACGACTTCGGCGAAATCCAGTGGGACGAGTTCTACGAAGTCATCAAGGGCAATGGCCCCTGCAACCAGGAACGCGTCGCCACCCGGCGCAAGGCCATCGAGGATGGTGCCTGGGTTCGCGAAGCGGCCGTGGCCTATGCACGCAAGCAACAGAACAAGAACGCCGCCTGA
- the paaH gene encoding 3-hydroxyacyl-CoA dehydrogenase PaaH yields MSALAITAQVAVIGAGAMGAGIAQVAAQAGHPVKLYDNRPGAAAQAIAGIDRQLGRLVEKGKLQAPAREAIIARLQPVEAIADLADARLVIEAIVENLQVKQDLLRQLEALCGEDCILASNTSSLSITSLAAGLQRPYNVIGMHFFNPAPLMALVEIVSGLATDPVLADALYDTAKAWGKQPVHTRSTPGFIVNRVARPFYAESLRLLQEGAADCASLDALLREAGGFRMGAFELTDLIGHDVNYAVTCSVFDAFYGDFRFQPSLVQKELVDAGRLGRKSGHGFYSYAEGAERAQPAELQSAAIADDCVVEGHLGVMQPLVERLRNAGVSVTERAGKGLLRVGDATLALSDGRLASQRAQEDGLSNLVLLDLALDYANASRIAISCAAGTCAAARDQAVALLQRAGLRVTGVADLPGLVVLRTVAMLANEAADAVLQGVGTAADIDLAMCAGVNYPCGPLAWADRIGVDYTLRVLDNLQRSYGESRYRPSLLLRRSNANGGRLHD; encoded by the coding sequence ATGAGCGCACTCGCAATCACAGCCCAGGTCGCCGTAATCGGTGCCGGCGCCATGGGCGCAGGCATCGCCCAGGTCGCCGCCCAGGCTGGCCACCCGGTCAAGCTGTACGACAACCGCCCCGGCGCTGCCGCTCAGGCCATTGCAGGCATCGACCGCCAACTGGGGCGCCTGGTCGAGAAAGGCAAGCTGCAGGCCCCGGCCCGCGAAGCCATCATCGCCCGGCTGCAACCGGTCGAAGCCATTGCCGACCTGGCCGACGCCCGCCTGGTGATCGAAGCCATCGTGGAAAACCTGCAGGTCAAGCAAGACCTGCTGCGCCAGCTAGAAGCCCTGTGCGGCGAGGACTGCATTCTGGCCAGCAACACGTCGTCCTTGTCCATCACCAGCCTGGCGGCCGGTTTGCAGCGCCCGTACAACGTGATCGGCATGCATTTCTTCAACCCGGCACCGCTGATGGCACTGGTAGAGATCGTTTCCGGGCTGGCGACCGACCCGGTATTGGCGGATGCCCTGTACGACACCGCCAAGGCCTGGGGCAAGCAGCCGGTGCACACCCGCTCTACCCCGGGTTTCATCGTCAACCGCGTGGCCCGGCCGTTCTATGCCGAAAGCCTGCGTCTGCTGCAGGAAGGCGCCGCCGATTGCGCGAGCCTGGATGCGCTGCTGCGCGAGGCTGGTGGTTTTCGCATGGGCGCGTTCGAGCTGACCGACCTGATCGGCCACGACGTCAACTATGCCGTGACCTGCTCGGTATTCGATGCCTTCTATGGTGACTTCCGCTTCCAGCCCTCGCTGGTGCAAAAGGAACTGGTCGACGCCGGTCGCCTGGGTCGCAAATCCGGGCACGGGTTCTACAGCTATGCCGAAGGTGCCGAGCGTGCGCAACCTGCAGAACTGCAAAGCGCGGCAATAGCTGATGACTGCGTGGTCGAAGGCCACTTGGGGGTGATGCAGCCCTTGGTCGAACGCTTGCGTAACGCTGGCGTAAGTGTCACCGAACGTGCGGGCAAGGGCCTGTTGCGCGTCGGCGACGCCACCTTGGCCTTGAGCGATGGCCGCCTGGCCAGCCAGCGCGCCCAGGAAGATGGCCTGAGCAACCTGGTGCTGCTCGATCTGGCCCTGGACTACGCCAATGCAAGCCGCATTGCCATCAGTTGCGCCGCAGGCACCTGCGCCGCCGCCCGTGATCAGGCCGTGGCCCTGCTGCAGCGCGCAGGCCTGCGGGTGACGGGCGTGGCCGACCTTCCAGGCCTGGTGGTGCTGCGTACGGTGGCCATGCTCGCCAACGAGGCTGCCGACGCGGTGCTGCAAGGCGTCGGCACGGCGGCAGACATCGACCTGGCCATGTGCGCCGGGGTCAATTACCCCTGCGGCCCGCTGGCCTGGGCCGACCGTATCGGCGTCGATTACACCCTGCGCGTGCTCGACAACCTGCAACGCAGTTACGGCGAAAGCCGCTACCGCCCTTCTCTGCTGTTGCGCCGCAGCAATGCCAATGGAGGCCGCCTGCATGACTGA
- the paaE gene encoding 1,2-phenylacetyl-CoA epoxidase subunit PaaE yields the protein MSQFHSLTIKQVRPETRDAVSIAFDVPEHLQEAFRFTQGQYLVMRTQLDDEEVRRSYSICSAVQDGELRVAVKRVPGGRFSAFANEVLKAGQQLEVMPPSGSFFVPLDPSREGNYLGVAAGSGITPILSIIATTLASEPHSRFTLLYGNRSSSGALFRDKLEDLKNRYLDRLNLIFVFSREQQDVDLYNGRIDADKCGQLFSRWMDVSSLDAAFICGPQAMTETVRDSLQANGMAKDRIHFELFAAAGSEARREAREAARQVDSALSHITVISDGRALAFDLPRNTQNILDAGNAIGAELPYSCKAGVCSTCKCRVIEGEVEMDSNHALEDYEVAAGYVLSCQTYPVSDKVVLDFDQL from the coding sequence ATGAGCCAGTTTCACAGCCTGACCATCAAGCAAGTGCGCCCCGAGACCCGCGACGCGGTGTCCATTGCCTTCGACGTGCCTGAGCACCTGCAGGAGGCCTTCCGCTTCACCCAGGGCCAATACCTGGTGATGCGTACCCAACTGGACGACGAAGAAGTCCGCCGCTCCTATTCGATCTGCAGCGCAGTGCAGGATGGCGAGCTGCGCGTGGCCGTCAAGCGCGTGCCGGGCGGGCGCTTCTCGGCCTTCGCCAATGAAGTGCTCAAGGCTGGCCAGCAGCTTGAAGTTATGCCGCCATCCGGCAGCTTCTTCGTGCCGCTGGACCCATCGCGTGAAGGCAACTACCTGGGCGTGGCCGCCGGCAGTGGCATCACCCCCATTCTGTCGATCATCGCCACCACCCTGGCCAGCGAGCCGCACAGCCGCTTCACCCTGCTCTACGGCAACCGTTCAAGCTCCGGCGCACTGTTCCGCGACAAGCTCGAAGACCTCAAGAACCGCTACCTCGACCGCCTCAACTTGATTTTCGTGTTCAGCCGCGAGCAGCAGGACGTCGACCTGTACAACGGCCGTATCGACGCCGACAAATGCGGCCAGCTGTTCTCCCGCTGGATGGACGTATCCAGCCTGGACGCCGCGTTCATCTGCGGCCCGCAGGCGATGACCGAAACCGTACGCGACAGCCTGCAGGCCAACGGCATGGCCAAGGACCGCATCCACTTCGAGCTGTTCGCCGCCGCCGGCAGCGAGGCCCGTCGCGAAGCCCGCGAGGCGGCGCGCCAGGTGGATTCGGCGCTCAGCCACATCACCGTGATCAGCGACGGCCGCGCCCTGGCCTTCGACCTGCCACGCAACACCCAGAACATTCTTGATGCCGGCAACGCCATCGGCGCCGAACTGCCGTACTCGTGCAAGGCCGGTGTGTGCTCGACCTGCAAGTGCCGGGTGATCGAGGGCGAGGTGGAGATGGACAGCAACCATGCCCTGGAGGACTACGAAGTGGCGGCCGGGTATGTGCTGTCGTGCCAGACCTACCCGGTGAGCGACAAGGTGGTGCTCGACTTCGACCAGCTCTGA
- the paaC gene encoding 1,2-phenylacetyl-CoA epoxidase subunit PaaC encodes MHKQDLIPYLLLLGDSALIQGQRLCEWCGHAPALEEELALMNVGLDLVGQARNWLEYAAELLDDGRDADALAFRRDERAFRNLLLVEQPNGDFAVTMTKQFFYDAWHFAVLQQLQASSDERIAGIAAKALKEVTYHLRRSGEWVQRLGGGTDESRRRMLEAIPALWRFTVELNAGSDSEVRLAEAGIAADPAHVGAAWLKQVSTVFASVELPLPKAASHFYLDGRKGLHTEHLGLLLAEMQFLPRAYPDATW; translated from the coding sequence ATGCACAAACAAGACCTCATTCCGTATCTGCTGTTGCTGGGTGACAGCGCCCTGATCCAGGGTCAGCGCCTGTGCGAGTGGTGCGGCCACGCCCCCGCCCTGGAAGAAGAACTGGCGTTGATGAACGTCGGCCTCGACCTGGTTGGTCAGGCTCGCAACTGGCTGGAATATGCCGCCGAACTGCTCGATGACGGCCGCGACGCCGATGCCCTGGCGTTCCGCCGCGACGAGCGAGCGTTTCGCAACTTGCTGCTGGTCGAGCAGCCCAATGGCGACTTCGCCGTGACCATGACCAAGCAGTTCTTCTATGACGCCTGGCACTTTGCAGTGCTGCAGCAGCTGCAGGCCTCCAGCGACGAACGTATCGCTGGCATCGCCGCCAAGGCTCTGAAGGAAGTGACCTACCACCTGCGCCGTTCCGGCGAGTGGGTCCAGCGCCTGGGTGGCGGTACCGACGAGAGCCGCCGCCGCATGCTCGAGGCGATCCCGGCGCTGTGGCGCTTTACCGTCGAGCTGAACGCCGGTAGCGACAGCGAAGTGCGTCTGGCCGAGGCAGGTATCGCTGCCGACCCGGCTCACGTGGGTGCGGCCTGGCTCAAGCAGGTAAGCACCGTCTTCGCATCGGTCGAACTGCCGTTGCCCAAGGCCGCCAGCCACTTCTACCTGGACGGGCGCAAAGGCCTGCACACCGAACACCTGGGCCTGCTGCTGGCCGAGATGCAGTTCCTGCCAAGGGCTTATCCCGATGCAACCTGGTGA
- the paaY gene encoding phenylacetic acid degradation protein PaaY, with product MPCYRLDGLTPVVHPTAYVHPSAVLIGDVIVGPGCYVGPLASLRGDFGRIVLKEGANLQDTCVMHGFPGGDTVIERNGHVGHGAVLHGCQVGEDALVGMNAVVMDGARIGPRCIVAATAFVKAGFECPEQSLVVGSPAQVKRPLSEQEVAWKQRGTEEYQQLTRRCMTALVECPPLSEVEEQRPRMGDSGFRPKNEAGA from the coding sequence ATGCCTTGCTACCGACTGGATGGGCTGACCCCCGTCGTTCATCCAACCGCCTACGTGCACCCCAGCGCGGTATTGATCGGCGATGTGATCGTCGGCCCCGGCTGCTATGTCGGCCCGCTGGCTTCGTTGCGGGGTGACTTCGGCCGAATCGTGCTCAAGGAGGGCGCCAACCTTCAGGACACCTGCGTAATGCACGGTTTTCCGGGGGGCGACACGGTCATCGAGCGCAACGGCCATGTTGGCCATGGTGCGGTGCTGCATGGCTGTCAGGTGGGTGAAGACGCCCTGGTGGGGATGAACGCGGTGGTCATGGATGGCGCGCGCATCGGGCCTCGTTGCATCGTCGCTGCCACGGCCTTCGTCAAGGCCGGCTTCGAATGCCCCGAGCAAAGCCTGGTGGTCGGTTCGCCAGCGCAGGTCAAGCGCCCCTTGAGCGAACAGGAAGTAGCCTGGAAGCAGCGTGGCACCGAGGAGTATCAGCAACTGACCCGACGCTGCATGACGGCGCTGGTCGAATGCCCACCGCTGAGCGAAGTGGAAGAACAGCGCCCGCGCATGGGCGACTCGGGCTTCAGGCCGAAGAACGAGGCGGGCGCATGA
- the paaD gene encoding 1,2-phenylacetyl-CoA epoxidase subunit PaaD yields MQPGELITSDRGARALQGNDLTRAWAVLEQVMDPEVPVVSVVDLGIVRDLDWRAGHLHLVVTPTYSGCPATEVIEGDIRQALEQAGFAAPDLERRLTPAWSTDWISPQGRERLLAYGIAPPQGSASKRSLLGESPQVCCPQCGSGHTELLSEFGSTACKALYRCRECLEPFDYFKCI; encoded by the coding sequence ATGCAACCTGGTGAGCTGATTACCAGCGACCGCGGCGCCCGCGCGCTGCAGGGCAATGACCTGACCCGCGCCTGGGCGGTGCTGGAGCAGGTCATGGACCCGGAAGTGCCTGTGGTCAGCGTCGTCGACCTGGGGATAGTGCGCGACCTCGACTGGCGCGCCGGCCACCTGCACCTGGTGGTGACGCCCACTTACTCGGGTTGCCCGGCCACCGAGGTGATCGAGGGTGACATTCGCCAGGCCCTGGAGCAGGCCGGCTTTGCCGCGCCAGACCTGGAGCGTCGACTGACCCCGGCCTGGAGCACCGACTGGATCAGCCCCCAGGGCCGCGAACGCCTGCTGGCCTACGGCATTGCCCCGCCCCAGGGCAGCGCCAGCAAGCGCAGCCTGCTGGGTGAGTCGCCCCAGGTGTGCTGCCCGCAGTGCGGCAGTGGCCACACCGAACTGCTCAGCGAGTTTGGCTCCACCGCGTGCAAGGCGCTGTATCGCTGCCGCGAGTGCCTGGAGCCATTCGACTATTTCAAATGCATTTGA
- the paaB gene encoding 1,2-phenylacetyl-CoA epoxidase subunit PaaB, with product MSVWTLFEVFVRSKHGLNHKHVGSVHAADAAMAIENARELYTRRSEGVSLWVVPSALITASSPDEKDPLFVPSDDKVYRHASFYELPDEVGHM from the coding sequence ATGTCTGTCTGGACCCTCTTTGAAGTGTTCGTGCGCAGCAAGCACGGCCTGAACCACAAGCATGTCGGCAGCGTGCATGCCGCCGACGCCGCCATGGCGATCGAAAACGCCCGTGAGCTGTACACCCGCCGCAGCGAAGGCGTGAGCCTGTGGGTGGTGCCCTCGGCCCTGATCACCGCCTCTTCGCCCGACGAAAAAGACCCGCTGTTCGTGCCGTCCGACGACAAGGTGTACCGCCACGCCAGCTTCTACGAGCTGCCCGACGAAGTCGGACACATGTGA